The Vitis riparia cultivar Riparia Gloire de Montpellier isolate 1030 chromosome 3, EGFV_Vit.rip_1.0, whole genome shotgun sequence genome segment TCTCTCTTGGGGATGACCCAATCTTCTGGAAAGAGGCCTAGATAAAGAAAGCATGATTTCAAGTTGTGGGGCAAATCGATGAAACTTAAGCTCAATATTGCATCTACACCATTGCCTTCAGAGAAGGGCACCTGGAGCTTGTTGAGCACCTGTTCCCACACAGTCGGCAACTGCTTTTTGGATGATAACAAGCCTCCCAATACAACAATGGCCAATGGCAAACCAGCACATTTCTTCACCATCTTCTCCCCAAATACCTTTAACTCTGGAGGACAATTGTCAATAACATTATTGGGGATTGCAGTTCTACAAAACAGCTTCCAACTCTCTGCTTCAGAGAGAAGTTGCATTTCCAAGGGGACACTCTGAATATCTGCTTGCAAAGCAACATCCCTATTTCGAGTTGTAAGAAGTAATCTACTGCCATTGTTCTTCTTTGGGAACACATTTTCAAGACATTTCCAATCTTCACTGTTCCATATGTCATCAAAAACTACCAAGTACCTTTTCTCCTTCAGATGGTCACTTAGGAAGTCCCCCAGCTcgttctctttcatttttcctaTCTTTCTTGCTTCCTCTTCAGTTGGTGTATGTGGAAGTTGGTTTAGAATTTGCTGAAAAATGTCTCTGGGTCTGCAATCTGTGGATACATAAACCCAGGCACGACAATGATGAAAACGATCAACAACTCAGCTATGATTTTATACTCTTCTGGCAAGAGTAGTTTTGCCGATGCCGCCCATTCCTACAATAGAAACCACACGGCGCCTATGATCCTCTTTCACAAGCTGCTCCACTACCTCATCGCTCTTTTCTTTCAGGCCAACAATCACCTCTTCTTCTACGCGAGGAGAGGTATGTCTTAGCTTCTGTAGCCTGTGACTTGCAGTACTGCTAGTTGCTTCTCCAATGTTGTTGATACCATAAGTTTCCCGACTCCTAGAGATGTCTTGGATCTTAATTTGGTTGGCTTCAATTTCCTTGCCAGCCTTATAAGAAGTCACCAGCTTTTTGAACATGCGCCAGGGGAAGAACTTTGTCCTTCCAGACTCTACACTGAAGATGAAGACGTCTATAGCGTCCTCAGCATCATAAGCAAGATCCCGGATCTCAGAAACCCAGTTGCTCACCTTCTCATCTTCTTGCTGCTTTGCATCTGCATCTTTCAAGAAGCACTGCATCCGCTTCAGCTTGGTCTGCAGATGAACAACTTGTTGTTTTGTGGAAGAACCATTCCATTCTGATTTTGGTAACATTTGAAGGCACAACTCTACGCGGATTCAATGGAGCTATTACAGGGAAGAAAACAGGTGGATGAATTATGATGGTGAAAATGGGATGAAATATGACAATCATTACTGTGGGATCCTCCCCAAAAAATGCCACACGGCTCTCTCTCCCTTGCGATGCGCGgtatagctcattccacccggataaGCATTCTGTCCGGCTGACATCTcactttctccggatatctcacagccgccATTATGTCCGGCTGACGTTCCACCTCATCCGGATATCTTACATCCGGATCcagccgacgttccaccttctccgg includes the following:
- the LOC117911197 gene encoding putative late blight resistance protein homolog R1A-10, with the protein product MKENELGDFLSDHLKEKRYLVVFDDIWNSEDWKCLENVFPKKNNGSRLLLTTRNRDVALQADIQSVPLEMQLLSEAESWKLFCRTAIPNNVIDNCPPELKVFGEKMVKKCAGLPLAIVVLGGLLSSKKQLPTVWEQVLNKLQVPFSEGNGVDAILSLSFIDLPHNLKSCFLYLGLFPEDWVIPKRELLLLWIAEGFIPQQDEQRMEDTAEDYLNELINRNLIQVDVITTSLDHHP